A stretch of the Solanum dulcamara chromosome 6, daSolDulc1.2, whole genome shotgun sequence genome encodes the following:
- the LOC129892722 gene encoding 3-hydroxyisobutyryl-CoA hydrolase-like protein 5, translated as MAIISIPSSTTMFPMPQQVLRQNREVVIAEEMGRARMLTLNRPNHLNYISREVALTLGQKFEKYENDDNAEFVIIKGVGRTFSAGGDLKMFYDGRNARDSCLEVTYRMYWLCYHIHTYKKPHIALVHGMSVGGGASLMAPMKFSVVTEKAFCSTPETNIGFHPDCGFSYMLSRLPGRLGEYLGLTGEKLRAKEVVAAGLATHFVPSQKLFQLERRLLSIKSGDEDYIRSVINEFSTNIDIDERSILNKLSIINECFSKDSVEEIIESFEAEGSRKGNDWIMPVLKSLKKASPTGLKITLRSIREGRTQTISECLRREFRISMNIQRNIISGDFYEGIRARIIDKDKSPMWNPSTLDKVHDAQIDLIFKPFEDQELELQIPMKEEEYRWRGIYENSRYCRPNKVNIQKVSRSTSRESVLV; from the exons ATGGCAATAATATCTATTCCTAGTAGCACCACAATGTTTCCAATGCCTCAACAAGTACTGAGACAAAATAGAGAg GTTGTTATCGCTGAAGAAATGGGCCGCGCCAGAATGCTCACCTTGAATCGGCCTAaccatttaaattatatatcgCGTGAAgtg GCATTAACACTTGGGCAGAAATTTGAGAAATATGAGAATGATGATAATGCTGAATTTGTAATCATCAAG GGAGTTGGTCGTACTTTTTCTGCTGGTGGAGACTTGAAAATGTTTTATGATGGACGAAACGCAA GGGATTCTTGCCTTGAAGTTACTTATAGAATGTATTGGCTTTGCTACCACATTCATACTTACAAGAAACCACATATTGCTCTTGTCCATGGAATGTCAGTGGGTGGTGGTGCATCATTGATGGCTCCAATGAAGTTCTCTGTAGTCACTGAGAAAGCG TTTTGTTCTACTCCCGAAACAAATATAGGGTTCCACCCAGACTGCGGCTTTTCATACATGCTTTCGCGTCTTCCAGGTCGACTTG GGGAATACTTGGGCTTAACAGGAGAAAAACTAAGGGCTAAAGAAGTGGTTGCTGCTGGACTAGCCACTCATTTTGTTCCTTCACAG AAATTATTTCAGCTAGAGAGGCGTTTGCTCAGCATAAAAAGTGGTGATGAGGATTATATTAGATCTGTCATCAATGAATTTTCCACAAATATTGACATTGATGAAAGAAGTATCTTGAACAA GTTGTCCATAATCAACGAGTGTTTCTCCAAGGATTCTGTGGAGGAAATTATTGAGTCATTT GAGGCTGAGGGAAGCAGAAAAGGAAATGATTGGATTATGCCGGTGCTTAAAAGCCTAAAGAAAGCATCTCCAACGGGACTAAAAATAACATTAAGATCG ATACGAGAAGGAAGGACACAAACTATATCTGAATGTTTGAGGAGAGAATTCAGGATTTCAATGAACATACAACGAAACATAATATCTGGTGATTTTTATGAG GGCATAAGGGCTCGCATAATTGACAAGGATAAGTCTCCAATG TGGAACCCTTCAACTCTTGACAAAGTGCACGATGCACAAATTGACTTGATCTTCAAACCATTCGAAGATCAAGAGTTGGAACTTCAAATTCCtatgaaagaagaagaatacaG GTGGAGAGGAATATATGAAAATTCGAGGTATTGTCGTCCCAACAAAGTGAACATTCAAAAGGTGTCTCGATCAACATCTCGGGAAAGTGTCcttgtgtaa
- the LOC129891182 gene encoding acylsugar acyltransferase 3-like, whose amino-acid sequence MASSRILSISKRIIKPSCPTPSSHRRHNLSLLDCFAHGEYAPIVFFYPKPTLTANNISQLLQESLSKALTYYYPFAGILRDNAYVDCNDRGAEFLNVRVSCPMSDVVNSCDNDTTAENCVYPQGLSYGNSNSFDGRLVMAQLTHFDCGGVAVSTSICHKIVDGYSVGNFISDWASIAKDPTCAKPSPRFDGASIFPPIHNASSTTAEVNNLPHEGQQHHVTRRYLFPASTLNTLKAKIADSESGILQNPSRVESVSALLYKCAAAAARRKAMIISGNSSFRPSTFTLFANMRPPLPLNTIGNAPGYISTSTEEEVDMQLPKLIAEIRKGKEKLRNRFNTIDRNKLVFESFQIMKQVQQVFNREGFDTYRCSSLCNFPFYNIDFGWGRPHRVSVLIPPCNFFALMDNQNRDGGVEALVTLEENDMTFFQGDKQLLEFARPI is encoded by the exons ATGGCTTCATCACGGATTCTATCCATCTCCAAAAGGATAATAAAGCCCTCTTGTCCTACCCCTTCTTCACATAGACGTCACAATCTATCATTGCTTGATTGTTTTGCTCATGGTGAGTATGCTCCAATTGTCTTTTTCTACCCTAAACCAACACTCACTGCTAATAACATATCCCAACTTCTTCAAGAATCCCTCTCAAAAGCATTGACATATTATTATCCCTTTGCTGGGATCTTAAGAGACAATGCCTATGTTGATTGCAATGACAGGGGAGCTGAGTTCTTGAATGTCCGTGTCAGCTGTCCTATGTCCGATGTTGTCAATTCATGTGATAATGACACGACTGCTGAAAACTGTGTATATCCACAAGGGTTGTCTTATGGCAATAGTAATTCTTTTGATGGTAGGTTAGTAATGGCTCAACTGACTCATTTCGATTGTGGTGGAGTAGCAGTCAGCACTAGCATATGTCACAAGATTGTCGATGGATATAGTGTTGGCAATTTCATTAGTGATTGGGCTAGCATAGCTAAAGATCCGACTTGTGCAAAACCATCTCCTCGGTTCGATGGAGCATCCATCTTCCCACCCATTCATAATGCTAGCTCAACCACAGCAGAGGTGAACAACTTACCACATGAAGGACAACAACATCATGTGACTAGAAG GTACCTTTTCCCTGCTTCAACATTGAATACTCTCAAGGCCAAAATTGCTGATTCAGAATCAGGAATATTACAAAATCCTAGTCGAGTTGAAAGTGTATCTGCACTCCTTTACAAATGTGCTGCAGCAGCTGCAAGGAGGAAGGCCATGATTATATCTGGCAATTCATCATTCCGACCATCAACATTCACTCTATTTGCAAACATGCGTCCACCATTGCCCCTCAACACTATCGGAAATGCTCCAGGTTATATTTCCACATCAACAGAAGAGGAAGTAGATATGCAACTACCTAAATTGATTGCGGAAATAAGGaaagggaaagaaaaactccGCAACAGGTTCAATACTATTGACCGTAACAAATTGGTCTTTGAATCATTTCAAATAATGAAACAAGTGCAACAAGTATTTAACAGAGAAGGTTTTGATACCTATAGATGTAGCAGTTTATGCAATTTCCCATTCTATAACATAGACTTTGGATGGGGTAGACCACATAGAGTGAGCGTGTTAATTCCTCCGTGCAACTTCTTTGCTCTAATGGATAATCAAAACCGGGATGGAGGAGTGGAAGCGCTAGTGACGTTAGAAGAAAATGATATGACTTTCTTCCAAGGAGACAAACAACTCCTTGAGTTTGCTCGCCCAATATAA
- the LOC129892461 gene encoding acylsugar acyltransferase 3-like — MVSPKSHVVSMSKKIIKPSSPTPSSLRRHNLSFLDQLASPAHNPLAFFYPKLEKSWYDLNHISTILENSLANVLTSYYPFAGTVKENMFVDCNDVGAEFFNVRVDFPMSEILNHPYNDATNFVYPQGCPWNTSYEGTLVVTQLTHFDCGGIAVGVCISHKVADAYSVIKFITDWASLTRDSGLAKPSTLFDGTSFFPPTNDLSILPNFEPEKDENCVTRLYHFSSSGLDRLKIIAAAESGVENPTRVEVATALVHKHAMAASAKTNNSGSFKPSLLCHIMGLRPPLPLSNIGNACSFFLSMTSKDDEMKFPNLVAELRKAKHQLRDKLKNVPQNEVFFQVLEIIKGGAELLEQVSKSDVYKCSSLCHFGLYNTDFGWEKPTRVTSASPGVKNQMFFMDSPSGNGLDVVVTLEEKDMEIFQSDKGLLEFASPIVKM; from the coding sequence ATGGTTAGTCCAAAGTCCCACGTTGTGTCCATGTCCAAGAAGATCATTAAGCCCTCTTCTCCAACCCCATCTTCACTTAGGCGTCACAATCTCTCTTTCTTGGATCAATTGGCTAGTCCTGCACATAATCCACTGGCTTTCTTCTATCCCAAACTCGAAAAATCATGGTATGACCTAAACCACATATCCACAATTCTTGAAAATTCCCTTGCAAATGTATTGACCTCCTATTATCCATTTGCTGGAACGGTCAAGGAAAACATGTTTGTCGATTGTAATGATGTGGGAGCTGAGTTTTTTAATGTTCGAGTCGATTTCCCTATGTCTGAAATTCTCAATCATCCTTACAATGATGCTACAAATTTTGTTTATCCACAAGGGTGTCCTTGGAACACTTCATATGAGGGTACTTTAGTAGTCACTCAGCTAACACATTTTGATTGCGGTGGAATAGCAGTCGGTGTATGCATCTCACATAAGGTCGCGGATGCATATAGTGTAATCAAATTCATTACTGATTGGGCTTCCTTAACTCGTGATTCGGGTCTTGCAAAACCTTCTACTCTGTTTGATGGAACTTCCTTTTTCCCACCAACTAATGATCTTTCAATTTTACCGAATTTCGAGCctgaaaaagatgaaaattgtGTGACAAGATTGTACCATTTCTCCTCCTCTGGTTTAGACAGGCTCAAAATCATAGCAGCTGCAGAATCAGGAGTGGAGAATCCCACTCGGGTTGAAGTTGCCACAGCACTTGTTCACAAACATGCCATGGCTGCTTCAGCCAAGACTAACAATTCGGGTTCATTTAAACCATCTTTACTATGCCATATCATGGGTCTGCGCCCACCATTGCCTTTAAGCAACATCGGAAATGCTTGTAGCTTCTTTCTATCGATGACATCTAAAGACGATGAGATGAAATTTCCCAATTTGGTGGCTGAACTAAGAAAAGCTAAGCATCAACTTCGCGACAAATTAAAAAATGTGCCTCAGAATGAGGTATTCTTTCAAGTACTTGAAATAATCAAGGGGGGTGCGGAGTTATTGGAACAAGTAAGCAAGTCTGATGTGTATAAGTGTAGCAGTTTGTGCCATTTCGGGCTATACAATACAGATTTTGGATGGGAGAAGCCTACAAGAGTCACCTCGGCGAGTCCTGGAGTGAAGAATCAGATGTTTTTCATGGATAGCCCAAGTGGAAATGGGCTGGATGTAGTggtgactttggaagaaaaagacatggaaatatttcaaagtgacAAAGGCCTCCTTGAATTTGCTTCTCCAATTGTGAAAATGTAG